A single genomic interval of Suncus etruscus isolate mSunEtr1 chromosome 12, mSunEtr1.pri.cur, whole genome shotgun sequence harbors:
- the ANXA4 gene encoding annexin A4 encodes MAMATKGGTIKAAPGFNAVEDAQNLRKAMKGLGTDEDAIIAILAHRSTAQRQEIRTAYKTNVGRDLMDDLKSELSGNFEQVILGMMTPTVLYDVQELRKAMKGAGTDEGCLIEILASRTPEEIQRINQTYQHQYGRNLEDDIRSDTSFMFQRVLVSLAAGGRDQGNFLDDALLRQDAQELYEAGEKKWGTDEVKFLTVLCSRNRNHLLHVFDEYKRISRKDIEESIKSETSGSFEDALLAIVKCMRNKSAYFAERLYKSMKGLGTDDSTLIRVMVSRAEIDMLDIRAHFKRMYGKSLYSFIKGDTSGDYKKVLLILCGGDD; translated from the exons GCAACCAAAGGGGGAACTATCAAAGCTGCACCAGGATTTAACGCGGTTGAAGATGCACAGAACCTGAGGAAGGCCATGAAAGGGCTGG GCACCGATGAAGATGCCATTATTGCCATTCTCGCCCACCGCAGCACTGCCCAGCGCCAGGAGATCAGAACGGCCTACAAGACCAACGTCGGCAGG GACCTGATGGATGACTTGAAGTCTGAACTGAGTGGCAACTTCGAGCAGGTGATCCTGGGCATGATGACCCCCACTGTGCTGTACGATGTGCAGGAGCTGCGCAAGGCCATGAAG GGAGCTGGCACAGATGAAGGCTGTCTGATTGAGATCCTAGCTTCACGCACACCTGAGGAGATCCAGCGTATTAACCAGACCTACCAGCACC AATATGGGCGAAACCTGGAAGATGACATTCGCTCCGACACTTCATTCATGTTCCAGCGAGTGCTGGTGTCTCTGGCTGCT GGTGGCAGAGATCAAGGAAATTTTCTGGATGATGCACTCCTCAGACAAGATGCCCAG GAACtatatgaggctggagagaagaaatgggggACTGATGAGGTGAAATTTCTAACTGTCCTCTGTTCTCGGAATCGAAATCATCTATTgcatg TGTTTGATGAATACAAAAGGATTTCGAGGAAGGATATTGAAGAGAGTATTAAATCTGAAACATCTGGCAGTTTTGAAGATGCTCTGCTGGCTATTG TAAAGTGTATGAGGAACAAATCTGCATATTTTGCTGAAAGGCTTTATAAGTCTATGAAG GGCCTGGGAACTGATGATAGCACCCTCATCAGAGTGATGGTTTCTCGGGCAGAGATTGATATGCTGGACATTAGAGCACACTTCAAGAGGATGTATGGCAAATCTCTGTACTCCTTCATCAAG